The Salvia miltiorrhiza cultivar Shanhuang (shh) chromosome 1, IMPLAD_Smil_shh, whole genome shotgun sequence genome has a window encoding:
- the LOC131006986 gene encoding protein DUF642 L-GALACTONO-1,4-LACTONE-RESPONSIVE GENE 2-like — MAMKICFLLSVYFVCAVSAIAPPTPPLEGLLPNGNFEEQPYAQNINETVLRGKNALPKWEINGTVEYISGGPQPGGMYYAVAHGVHAIRLGSGASISQTVRVRNGSLYALTFGASRTCAQDEVLRVSVPGQTGDLPLQTLYSSNGGDTYAWGFRAYSNSVNLSFYNPGMQEDPACGPLLDAVAIKELFPPRPTLVNLVKNTGFEEGPHILINSSHGVLLPPKQEDWTSPLPGWIIVSLKAVKFIDSEHFNVPYGRAAVELVAGRESAIAQIIRTIPNKTYTLSFVIGDGRNGCHGSMMVEAFAAQEAMKAAFKSQGKGNFSTYSFQFTAEKNRTRLTFFSSFYHTKINDAGTLCGPVLDQVRVFPTANI; from the exons atggCTATGAAGATATGTTTTCTGCTCTCTGTGTACTTTGTCTGTGCTGTTTCAGCCATTGCACCACCTACTCCTCCTTTGGAAG GGCTCCTACCCAATGGGAATTTTGAAGAACAACCATATGCCCAAAACATAAACGAAACAGTGCTCCGAGGTAAGAACGCACTGCCCAAATGGGAAATCAACGGAACGGTGGAGTACATCTCCGGCGGCCCTCAGCCCGGAGGGATGTACTACGCTGTGGCGCACGGCGTCCATGCCATTCGCCTCGGCAGTGGGGCATCCATATCCCAGACGGTCCGCGTGAGGAACGGGTCGCTCTATGCACTCACATTCGGTGCGTCAAGAACCTGCGCACAAGATGAGGTGCTGAGGGTGTCGGTGCCGGGCCAAACGGGAGACCTCCCATTGCAGACGCTCTACAGCAGCAACGGCGGCGACACCTATGCTTGGGGATTTAGGGCCTACTCCAATTCTGTCAATCTCAGTTTCTACAACCCTGGCATGCAAGAAGATCCTGCCTGCGGCCCTCTTTTGGATGCCGTTGCCATCAAGGAGCTTTTCCCTCCAAGGCCCACTTTAG TGAACCTGGTTAAAAACACTGGTTTTGAGGAAGGTCCTCATATCTTGATCAACTCTTCTCACGGCGTCCTCCTCCCGCCAAAACAGGAGGACTGGACCTCCCCCCTTCCCGGCTGGATCATTGTGTCGCTAAAAGCTGTAAAATTCATAGATTCAGAGCATTTCAATGTCCCATATGGAAGAGCTGCAGTAGAACTAGTTGCAGGAAGAGAGAGTGCCATTGCCCAAATCATCAGAACAATCCCCAACAAAACCTACACTCTCTCGTTCGTCATTGGAGATGGCAGGAATGGCTGCCATGGATCCATGATGGTTGAAGCATTTGCTGCTCAAGAGGCAATGAAAGCTGCTTTCAAATCTCAAGGGAAGGGGAATTTCTCGACTTACAGTTTCCAGTTCACAGCAGAAAAGAATAGGACGAGGCTAACTTTCTTCAGCTCCTTCTACCATACCAAAATCAACGATGCTGGAACTCTCTGCGGCCCTGTTCTCGATCAAGTCCGGGTTTTCCCTACTGCCAACATTTGA
- the LOC131006987 gene encoding cytochrome b5 domain-containing protein RLF-like isoform X1, with amino-acid sequence MADDDDFTFCPAGPPLDGAATDKAIDAVSQIHIDDSNGNTADRSSKQNSGGTIWKVNASSQKQETVGSLSFNVIDASTRGAVDQRPKQPIQEGSGSSAKASVALKAPPKQPATRTKVPFEKGYSQMDWLKLTRTHPDLAGLKGQSNKRLISLNEVKQHQSEGSMWTVLKGRVYNIAPYLKFHPGGLDILMKAVGKDCTSLFNKYHAWVNAEFLLEKCLVGILDEGK; translated from the exons ATGGCTGATGACGATGATTTCACCTTTTGTCCT GCTGGACCACCTCTGGATGGTGCTGCAACTGACAAAGCTATTGATGCTGTTAGTCAGATTCATATAGATGATAGCAATGGGAATACAGCTGATAGGAGTAGTAAGCAGAATAGTGGTGGTACCATATGGAAAGTGAATGCTTCCTCGCAGAAGCAGGAAACTGTTGGCTCTCTCTCTTTTAATGTGATTGATGCGTCAACTCGTGGAGCAGTAGACCAACGGCCCAAACAACCAATACAAGAGGGTTCTGGAAGTTCAGCTAAGGCTTCAGTGGCACTGAAGGCTCCTCCAAAGCAGCCTGCAACCCGTACTAAGGTTCCTTTTGAGAAGGGATATAGTCAGATGGACTGGCTTAAGCTTACCAGAACACACCCCGACTTGGCAG GATTGAAGGGACAGTCAAATAAGAGACTCATATCACTAAATGAAGTTAAACAACATCAGTCTGAAGGCTCCATGTGGACTGTTCTAAAAGGTCGTGTCTACAATATTGCACCGTATTTGAAGTTCCATCCTGGAG GTTTGGATATCCTGATGAAGGCCGTTGGAAAAGATTGCACGTCTTTATTCA ATAAATATCATGCTTGGGTTAATGCAGAGTTTTTATTGGAGAAATGCCTAGTTGGTATTTTGGACGAAGGCAAATGA
- the LOC131006987 gene encoding cytochrome b5 domain-containing protein RLF-like isoform X3 yields the protein MTMISPFVLQIHIDDSNGNTADRSSKQNSGGTIWKVNASSQKQETVGSLSFNVIDASTRGAVDQRPKQPIQEGSGSSAKASVALKAPPKQPATRTKVPFEKGYSQMDWLKLTRTHPDLAGLKGQSNKRLISLNEVKQHQSEGSMWTVLKGRVYNIAPYLKFHPGGLDILMKAVGKDCTSLFNKYHAWVNAEFLLEKCLVGILDEGK from the exons ATGACGATGATTTCACCTTTTGTCCT TCAGATTCATATAGATGATAGCAATGGGAATACAGCTGATAGGAGTAGTAAGCAGAATAGTGGTGGTACCATATGGAAAGTGAATGCTTCCTCGCAGAAGCAGGAAACTGTTGGCTCTCTCTCTTTTAATGTGATTGATGCGTCAACTCGTGGAGCAGTAGACCAACGGCCCAAACAACCAATACAAGAGGGTTCTGGAAGTTCAGCTAAGGCTTCAGTGGCACTGAAGGCTCCTCCAAAGCAGCCTGCAACCCGTACTAAGGTTCCTTTTGAGAAGGGATATAGTCAGATGGACTGGCTTAAGCTTACCAGAACACACCCCGACTTGGCAG GATTGAAGGGACAGTCAAATAAGAGACTCATATCACTAAATGAAGTTAAACAACATCAGTCTGAAGGCTCCATGTGGACTGTTCTAAAAGGTCGTGTCTACAATATTGCACCGTATTTGAAGTTCCATCCTGGAG GTTTGGATATCCTGATGAAGGCCGTTGGAAAAGATTGCACGTCTTTATTCA ATAAATATCATGCTTGGGTTAATGCAGAGTTTTTATTGGAGAAATGCCTAGTTGGTATTTTGGACGAAGGCAAATGA
- the LOC131006987 gene encoding cytochrome b5 domain-containing protein RLF-like isoform X2 yields MADDDDFTFCPIHIDDSNGNTADRSSKQNSGGTIWKVNASSQKQETVGSLSFNVIDASTRGAVDQRPKQPIQEGSGSSAKASVALKAPPKQPATRTKVPFEKGYSQMDWLKLTRTHPDLAGLKGQSNKRLISLNEVKQHQSEGSMWTVLKGRVYNIAPYLKFHPGGLDILMKAVGKDCTSLFNKYHAWVNAEFLLEKCLVGILDEGK; encoded by the exons ATGGCTGATGACGATGATTTCACCTTTTGTCCT ATTCATATAGATGATAGCAATGGGAATACAGCTGATAGGAGTAGTAAGCAGAATAGTGGTGGTACCATATGGAAAGTGAATGCTTCCTCGCAGAAGCAGGAAACTGTTGGCTCTCTCTCTTTTAATGTGATTGATGCGTCAACTCGTGGAGCAGTAGACCAACGGCCCAAACAACCAATACAAGAGGGTTCTGGAAGTTCAGCTAAGGCTTCAGTGGCACTGAAGGCTCCTCCAAAGCAGCCTGCAACCCGTACTAAGGTTCCTTTTGAGAAGGGATATAGTCAGATGGACTGGCTTAAGCTTACCAGAACACACCCCGACTTGGCAG GATTGAAGGGACAGTCAAATAAGAGACTCATATCACTAAATGAAGTTAAACAACATCAGTCTGAAGGCTCCATGTGGACTGTTCTAAAAGGTCGTGTCTACAATATTGCACCGTATTTGAAGTTCCATCCTGGAG GTTTGGATATCCTGATGAAGGCCGTTGGAAAAGATTGCACGTCTTTATTCA ATAAATATCATGCTTGGGTTAATGCAGAGTTTTTATTGGAGAAATGCCTAGTTGGTATTTTGGACGAAGGCAAATGA
- the LOC130997859 gene encoding conglutin delta 3-like: protein MAKLTALTLLFFAAVTVASASAFKAEQCESEVAMKSCIKWAMSEPYGGAFLRSRVAAEEKYLEECCEELRQLSSDNCRCSAVWEKMMKLPFPMNRNLCTVTSKCGMGPCICPR from the coding sequence ATGGCCAAGCTGACAGCTCTCACTCTCCTCTTCTTCGCCGCGGTGACCGTGGCCAGCGCCTCCGCCTTCAAGGCCGAGCAGTGCGAGTCGGAGGTGGCTATGAAGAGCTGCATTAAGTGGGCGATGAGCGAGCCCTACGGCGGCGCGTTCCTGAGGAGCCGCGTGGCCGCGGAGGAGAAATACCTGGAGGAGTGCTGCGAGGAGCTGAGGCAGCTGAGCTCGGATAATTGCCGGTGCAGCGCAGTGTGGGAGAAGATGATGAAACTGCCGTTTCCTATGAATCGGAATTTGTGCACTGTGACGTCCAAGTGCGGAATGGGCCCCTGCATCTGCCCCCGTTGA